A region of the candidate division KSB1 bacterium genome:
TTCACCATGCAAAGTTAAGATATTTTCCTGCAAAGAAATCTTAACATTGTCCTTGTCAACTCCTGGCAACTCCGCTTTCACGACAAATTCTTTGTCGGATTCCGAAAGATCAATGCTTGGATAAATGGTTCTTTCCGATCCATTATATCTTCTGCCTAGACTGTTGCCAAAAAAATCACTGACTAAGCGGTCAAAATCGCTGTTTATATTCAGTAGATCTCTACTCGGTCGCCATCTTACTAGTGTCATGATTTATCTCCTTCTATTTATTTTATTTATTTATTTGATTTCACTTTTTATTTTTTGGAAGTGCAATAGGCGTGCCAAAAAAAAGACTAAAACAATATCATGTCATAACTCTATTAATATCAAATTGTTACAAGTGTTACAACTTAACTATTTATCAAAACCGGTAGCGTGTCAATATTGCAGAGTCTATAACAATATGACAAAAAACATGAATTTTTTGCGGATTTGTAAATCCATTAGGTAGCTAATTTATATTTGAAATGGAGGGCGGTTTGGCTGGATAGTTGTTAATTTAATATCACAAGACGTTGTGTTGTAGCCATTTCATTTACTTGCAATCTATAAAAATAAATACCAGCAGGCAGAATTTGACCTGTTTCATCAAGAACATTCCAAAATATTTCATAAGACCCCGGCATTTTAATATCATTAACCAATTCCAGGATTTGTTGGCCGAGTGTATTGTAAATTGAAAGGTTTATTTTAGCATTATCAAGGTAAGAGGGTATTTCATAGTTGATTGATATTCCCGAATGATTAGCGCTTCTGGAAAACGGATTTGGATATCCCTGGACAAGCATTTGTGTTTCAGGAATGATTTTCTCTTCATCATCTACACTTTCTTCTACTGCTGTAATTCTTGGTATATGCAATAGATGGACATTTTCAATAAACAAAGTTCCCTGGCCATTACCTGAAATTTGAAATCCGGCAAATTCCAAATAATCTTCTACAATTCCGTTTCCATTTTCATAATCAAATAATTGATCCTTATCAACTTGGAATGAAACCAATTTCCATCCAACCCAATCGATTGCTTGCCAATCTCCTGATTCCAGACCATCCGAAGGATCGTTAAAATAGAATCGAATTAAATCATTAGAACCATTGCCAAAAACATACATTCCAACAATATCTTCCGGATACAATACTGTTTTTTGCCCTTGAAAAGTAAAATCCAATATGCCATTGTCTGTTATTTCATAGTCAATTTGCATGACCCCTATACTATCTCTGAAAGCTTTGTTAGTTGAGCTGAAAACTATTGTTTGATCTTCAACAAATCCAAAAGATCTCTCGCTACTTGTGGGATTAAACCATTGATCCAATCCTAAATTAAAGTCATCTATCAAAGCATAATCTCGAATTGTTTCATCTGTTTTAAAGAGAAATTGGTAATGTTGATCCATTCCAACGCCATCTGAATCACTTAAGGATTTCCTTAAAGTTACCGTATACCGTTCTGCTTCATTAAAAGGATTGTCAGGAATGATTGATAAACTGTAATTACCATTTATTGCAGCTTGATGAAATGTCGCATCGATTCTATTTTGATTTTGATCCAACAAAACTACATTTTCTTTGGTTAAAGTCGATTGATCAAGTGGTTTATTTAAACCAATATGGACTAAATCTGTGACAACAATTTCGTCCTCTAGATTGATTGGGGATGTTGATAGAATCTGAGGTTTTGATAAATCAATTGGAGCAGTTTTAAAATTTAAAACATATGGCCTTACTTGGCTTCCATCACCCTGGCCGTCGATTGGATTACCCTCATAATCCATTGCAGTTGTATCAATTTGGATTGTATAAACTTCATTAAAGCTCAATATAACTTGGGGTATAATCCTCAGCTTGCTATTTTGATCAAACCAACGTAA
Encoded here:
- a CDS encoding Hsp20/alpha crystallin family protein, giving the protein MTLVRWRPSRDLLNINSDFDRLVSDFFGNSLGRRYNGSERTIYPSIDLSESDKEFVVKAELPGVDKDNVKISLQENILTLHGEKNQEIEEKNENYRLNERVYGVFERSIRLPNSVDAKKIKAKFKDGILSINLPKSAEAKLKEIPISVN
- a CDS encoding N-acetylmuramoyl-L-alanine amidase, whose protein sequence is MLFRKISFLLLVLSICIPQGLIQSQDLSGISIAIDAGHGMNSVNEGPSGLKEYDINMRVARFLEDYLYSVNIDTVIMTQLENRPEPGLSAREDLANSNGVDWFHSIHHNAFDGQTRYTVDIFQEIIGQNKAKWTEAVEMSGLISEELFKALRTSNWFIRSDYDIRGFNFGVLNDLLMPGEISEATFFDHNQEERKLRNPDFLKLEALAIFQAILAYFEVDPLEVAPITGIIRDADTQKPMNNVSVQILNSNYNYSTDNYGNGIYAFHDLPEGQYIFEVTATGYQPRVDSIGIKSHEFNFLDFYLLPNILPLIENSSPSQGDSLFSPYEWIEIRFTRQMDSQSVASAILVQPDFPMELRWFDQNSKLRIIPQVILSFNEVYTIQIDTTAMDYEGNPIDGQGDGSQVRPYVLNFKTAPIDLSKPQILSTSPINLEDEIVVTDLVHIGLNKPLDQSTLTKENVVLLDQNQNRIDATFHQAAINGNYSLSIIPDNPFNEAERYTVTLRKSLSDSDGVGMDQHYQFLFKTDETIRDYALIDDFNLGLDQWFNPTSSERSFGFVEDQTIVFSSTNKAFRDSIGVMQIDYEITDNGILDFTFQGQKTVLYPEDIVGMYVFGNGSNDLIRFYFNDPSDGLESGDWQAIDWVGWKLVSFQVDKDQLFDYENGNGIVEDYLEFAGFQISGNGQGTLFIENVHLLHIPRITAVEESVDDEEKIIPETQMLVQGYPNPFSRSANHSGISINYEIPSYLDNAKINLSIYNTLGQQILELVNDIKMPGSYEIFWNVLDETGQILPAGIYFYRLQVNEMATTQRLVILN